The Diadema setosum chromosome 4, eeDiaSeto1, whole genome shotgun sequence genome window below encodes:
- the LOC140227165 gene encoding uncharacterized protein, with the protein MATFHQISSQNLECPICLTLFNQPKSLTCSHTFCKGCLEQVSQTQPSQQTITCPVCRKGTPVPSGDVSKLQTNVPLSFLVNEAKTKNPTCTVCDTDEKPPAVSYCQDCAKNMCKSCEIGHSLWKPFSNHEVVPVSEVLSGKVPLRRRRKCRKHSSADEDCFCTHCRENICSTCGMVEHMQAGHQLEKATVHEERVMKNIKELQEWAKLKKTTIENHISFIETQRSEIANMMKRLNDDIDKTYEEYIQLLSDRREALKCQVERLSENFEKELQTMKEESRQTFSHMNAMEELVTNGMKVPLEKDALCAHDTLCENLKSFLGRDDPADQSPRAVTKQAQKILFRKTVEVNELFLGELEGYTWNIKADVELPDKKMNCMTRAPDGKMAVGSGQGGIHLYSPDGELQQTVLKNVNVRKIGFLYDGTSVVCDTKNTMSLYTPQREKLDVTFETMSVDEGGSGGLTVDRDDNIYVAYRKPKKIQVFTPKGGKAIREIMCDGYVPEQIFSFQSAGKLMLGSKSDVVCLDGKGKTENVLKKEGMYPFPTVCRDESVIVACVKHKEGLVSIDRYTRDLEHVCNLLTDFQIQKPEKRNWYYLQEFDSGEMAFCTADRLYVFDAIKCEMC; encoded by the coding sequence atggcaacgtttcaTCAAATCAGCAGCCAGAATCTTGAGTGTCCTATCTGTCTGACACTGTTCAACCAACCTAAATCACTGACATGTTCACACACTTTCTGCAAAGGATGCCTGGAACAAGTCTCCCAAACTCAGCCAAGCCAACAAACAATAACATGCCCTGTATGCAGGAAAGGAACTCCCGTACCCAGTGGAGATGTGAGTAAGTTACAAACAAACGTACCCCTGAGTTTTCTCGTGAACGAAGCGAAAACCAAGAATCCAACATGTACAGTTTGTGATACGGACGAAAAGCCACCAGCTGTGTCCTACTGTCAGGACTGTGCGAAAAATATGTGTAAATCGTGTGAGATCGGCCACTCTCTCTGGAAACCATTCTCCAACCACGAAGTGGTACCCGTTAGCGAGGTGCTCTCGGGAAAAGTTCCGCTGAGGAGGCGACGGAAATGTAGGAAACACTCCAGTGCTGATGAAGACTGTTTCTGTACACATTGCCGGGAGAATATCTGCAGTACGTGTGGGATGGTAGAGCACATGCAAGCAGGCCATCAGCTTGAAAAGGCAACTGTCCATGAGGAGAGAGTAATGAAAAATATCAAGGAGTTACAAGAATgggcaaaattaaagaaaacaacCATTGAAAATCATATCAGTTTCATAGAGACACAGCGCAGTGAAATCGCAAACATGATGAAAAGACTCAATGATGACATCGACAAGACGTACGAGGAATACATACAACTATTATCAGACAGAAGAGAGGCGCTGAAATGCCAAGTGGAACGATTGTCTGAAAACTTCGAGAAGGAATTACAAACTATGAAGGAAGAGAGTCGCCAAACATTCAGTCACATGAACGCTATGGAAGAGCTGGTAACTAACGGTATGAAGGTACCACTAGAGAAAGATGCCTTGTGTGCACACGACACGCTATGCGAGAACTTGAAGAGTTTTCTTGGACGCGATGATCCTGCCGATCAATCACCAAGAGCTGTGACAAAACAAGCTCAGAAGATTTTATTTCGTAAAACTGtggaggtcaatgaactttttctTGGAGAGTTGGAAGGTTACACGTGGAATATCAAAGCAGACGTAGAGCTCCCTGACAAGAAAAtgaactgtatgactcgtgcaCCAGACGGGAAGATGGCGGTGGGATCGGGTCAAGGTGGAATCCATCTCTACTCCCCTGATGGCGAGTTACAGCAAACCGTGCTGAAGAATGTCAATGTCAGAAAAATCGGATTCTTGTATGATGGAACAAGTGTTGTATGTGATACAAAGAACACGATGTCGCTATACACTCCACAACGGGAGAAGCTCGACGTCACGTTCGAGACGATGAGTGTTGATGAAGGAGGGTCGGGTGGTCTCACTGTGGATAGAGATGATAATATCTATGTGGCTTATAGAAAACCAAAGAAGATCCAGGTATTTACACCAAAGGGAGGTAAGGCAATCAGGGAAATAATGTGCGATGGATATGTACCCGAGCAAATATTCTCATTTCAGTCCGCGGGTAAGCTGATGCTGGGAAGTAAATCAGATGTCGTGTGCCTTGATGGTAAGGGGAAAACTGAGAATGTCTTGAAGAAGGAGGGTATGTATCCCTTCCCGACTGTTTGTCGAGATGAATCGGTCATTGTAGCCTGCGTAAAGCACAAGGAGGGTCTCGTCAGTATCGATCGATACACGAGAGATTTGGAGCACGTGTGCAATCTCCTCACTGATTTCCAAATACAAAAACCAGAGAAAAGAAATTGGTACTATCTACAAGAATTTGATAGCGGTGAGATGGCTTTCTGCACTGCAGATAGACTCTACGTGTTTGATGcgataaaatgtgaaatgtgcTAG
- the LOC140227166 gene encoding tripartite motif-containing protein 3-like, translated as MATFHQISSQNLECPICLTLFNQPKLLTCSHTFCKGCLERVSQTQASQQTITCPVCRKGTPVPSGDVSKLQTNERLSSLVDEVKAQSPTCSVCDMDEDSLPVSYCQDCGNFMCKTCEINHFAWKPVSNHEVVPVSEVLSGKVSHRRRRKCKTHPSIDEDCFCTHCRENICSTCGMLEHMQAGHQLEKAAVHEGKVMKNIKELQEWAKLKKTTIENHIDCIETQRNEIATMLRKLNDDIDKTYEEYMQVLSDRKEALKCQVKQWSEKFEKELQTMKEESRQTVSHMNAMEELVTNGMKVPLEKDALFAHDTLCENLKSFLGRGDPDDQSPRSVTERAKKMSFRRYVKVNELCLGGLEGYTWNVKADIELPIKDSMMNCMTRAPDGNMAVGSYKDGIHLYSPDGELRQTVLKDVRVSKIGFLADGRSVVRDENKMSLYSPQWEKLDVTFETMRFDEGGLGGLAVDRVDNIYVGYNIMKFRKIQVFTPQGGKAVREIICHGYSPWQLFSFHATGKLILEDVTVSAVVCLDGNGKKENVLKKDGMFAFPAVCRDDSVIVAWVKHKEDLVSIDRYTRDLEQVCNIITDFKIQKPERLWYYLQEFESGEIAFCTPDRLYIFDAI; from the coding sequence atggcaacgtttcaTCAAATCAGCAGCCAGAATCTAGAGTGTCCTATCTGTCTTACACTGTTCAACCAACCCAAATTACTGACATGTTCACACACTTTCTGCAAAGGATGCCTGGAACGAGTCTCCCAAACACAGGCAAGCCAACAAACAATAACATGCCCTGTATGCAGGAAAGGAACTCCCGTACCCAGTGGAGATGTGAGTAAgttacaaacaaacgaacgCTTGAGTTCTCTAGTGGACGAAGTGAAAGCCCAAAGTCCAACATGTTCAGTTTGTGACATGGACGAAGATTCTCTACCGGTGTCCTACTGTCAGGACTGTGGGAATTTTATGTGTAAAACATGTGAGATAAACCACTTTGCCTGGAAACCAGTCTCCAATCACGAAGTGGTGCCCGTGAGCGAGGTGCTCTCGGGAAAAGTTTCGCATAGGAGGCGACGGAAATGTAAGACACACCCCAGCATTGATGAAGACTGTTTCTGTACCCATTGCCGGGAGAATATTTGCAGTACATGTGGGATGCTAGAGCACATGCAAGCAGGCCATCAGCTTGAAAAGGCAGCTGTCCATGAGGGAAAAGTAATGAAAAATATCAAGGAGTTACAAGAATgggcaaaattaaagaaaacaacCATTGAAAATCATATCGATTGCATAGAGACCCAACGCAATGAAATAGCAACTATGCTGAGAAAGCTCAATGATGACATCGACAAGACGTACGAGGAATACATGCAAGTATTATCAGACAGAAAAGAGGCACTGAAATGCCAAGTGAAACAATGGTCTGAAAAATTCGAGAAGGAATTACAAACTATGAAGGAAGAGAGTCGCCAAACAGTCAGTCACATGAACGCTATGGAAGAGCTGGTAACTAATGGTATGAAGGTACCGCTAGAGAAAGACGCCCTGTTTGCCCACGACACGCTGTGCGAGAACTTGAAGAGCTTTCTGGGACGAGGTGATCCTGACGACCAATCACCGAGAAGTGTGACAGAACGAGCTAAGAAGATGTCATTCCGTAGATACGTGaaagtcaatgaactttgtCTTGGAGGGTTGGAAGGTTACACGTGGAATGTCAAAGCAGACATAGAGCTACCTATTAAAGACAGCATGATGAACTGCATGACTCGTGCACCAGACGGTAACATGGCGGTGGGATCGTATAAAGACGGAATCCATCTCTACTCCCCTGATGGCGAGTTACGGCAAACCGTGCTGAAGGATGTCAGGGTAAGTAAGATTGGATTCCTGGCTGATGGTCGAAGTGTTGTACGTGATGAAAACAAGATGTCACTGTACAGTCCACAGTGGGAGAAGCTCGACGTCACGTTTGAGACGATGCGTTTCGATGAAGGGGGGCTTGGTGGTCTCGCTGTAGATAGGGTTGATAATATCTACGTGGGCTATAATATTATGAAGTTCAGAAAGATCCAAGTATTTACCCCACAGGGTGGTAAGGCAGTCAGGGAAATAATTTGTCATGGATATTCACCTTggcaattattttcttttcacgcCACGGGGAAACTTATTCTGGAAGATGTGACTGTATCAGCTGTCGTCTGCCTTGATGGCAATGGGAAGAAGGAGAATGTCTTGAAGAAGGATGGTATGTTTGCTTTCCCAGCCGTTTGTCGAGACGATTCTGTCATTGTAGCCTGGGTAAAGCACAAGGAAGATCTTGTCAGTATCGATCGATACACGAGAGATTTGGAGCAAGTGTGCAATATCATCActgatttcaaaatacaaaaacccgAAAGACTTTGGTACTATCTGCAAGAGTTTGAGAGTGGTGAGATAGCTTTCTGCACTCCAGATAGACTTTACATATTTGATGCAATATAA